In Methylacidiphilum infernorum V4, a single window of DNA contains:
- a CDS encoding MMPL family transporter has protein sequence MKKNLEKFLAWVLKKSCLHCRIVILLFLALTVLSLWILSTRFKVINDTNALIRKDSPIHKYYLEYRNEFGVAEDYVVVIHGEDPVENKKAALEVGEKLRKLYPLVQNVRDKLDLSKLEPHLLLYLPIDDLKKIESEIDGYVKTLKQEPQIKLDLNTVLNQANERFQESYLRKQENWKEFIPFIDKFIAILNQLADQLEQKPTADVKLQKNSLQLQNKDMSNFRIEDIRAILEDHEFLSFEEGKLVLVTASPGRGASEGQKRTETIKKIRSIITDIGMEYPSLSIGLTGEPVLEDDQLQESSKDSLNSALLAFSLVSILFFISYREILRPAIGLLVLAMSLCWALAFPMVTIGHLNIISEAFVAMVIGMGIDFGIQFMSRYEEEISSGKIILESLQTTASHTGAAIFTGGCTTAIAFFTMCFNDFIGLQEFGVVAGFGILFCLISSLTLLPAMYFWVDSKIGLDRIKQSTIKTTWTTPQWFNTVLFFSPRGMLTLATLATVFFAFMIPKVKFDYNLLNLQNQNLDCVQWELELLNSPSRGMIAALSVADNAEEAKKRAKAFEALPTVAEVRTITTILPEHQEEKLQVVRQIVDKLKEVPLDSSKKEVNAERLKTDIDSLLQKSEEGYKTAQKFVAISPQAKEAVDIFSKLIPALSRIQKQMNKLPKPELNKRLSRAQFEIFGTMESGLLWLRSQDTSRGVALEDLPKEVLERFLSPHGKILLEIVPKENVWERKADVQFVQDIRKIDPKVTGTPVQNYEYIELLRKSYTEAAQWAFLAIVILIVLRFQNLLHSLLALFPLLLAAVWTLGWMGYFNIPFNPANIITLPLAIGAGVAYGIYTVDRFSEDGNAQLFSTSTGKAILVSGLTAVIGFGSLLISSYQGLYSLGLVMTIAISFCLTTSLIILPQIFYLLNTRKKKTKGLSVTIPVEETLANK, from the coding sequence ATGAAAAAGAACTTGGAAAAATTCCTGGCATGGGTTTTAAAAAAGAGCTGTCTGCATTGCCGGATAGTCATTCTTTTGTTTCTAGCTCTCACGGTCCTTTCTTTGTGGATCCTTTCCACTAGGTTTAAAGTCATCAACGATACCAATGCCTTGATCCGAAAAGATTCACCTATCCATAAATATTACTTGGAATATAGGAATGAGTTTGGAGTTGCAGAAGATTACGTCGTGGTCATCCATGGAGAAGATCCGGTCGAAAATAAGAAAGCTGCGCTTGAAGTAGGAGAAAAGTTGAGGAAACTCTATCCCCTTGTTCAAAACGTAAGGGATAAACTTGATCTATCCAAACTCGAACCCCATCTTTTACTTTATCTTCCAATCGATGACCTCAAGAAAATCGAATCTGAAATTGACGGGTATGTTAAAACCCTCAAGCAAGAACCTCAGATAAAACTAGATTTGAACACCGTTTTAAATCAAGCAAATGAAAGGTTTCAAGAATCTTACCTGCGCAAGCAAGAAAATTGGAAAGAGTTTATCCCTTTTATCGACAAATTTATCGCTATACTCAATCAATTGGCTGACCAACTTGAGCAGAAACCTACTGCCGACGTTAAATTGCAAAAGAACTCTTTGCAACTTCAGAATAAGGACATGTCTAACTTTAGGATAGAGGATATCCGAGCCATTTTGGAAGATCATGAATTTCTCTCTTTTGAAGAGGGAAAGCTTGTGCTGGTGACGGCTTCGCCCGGAAGAGGAGCCAGTGAAGGGCAAAAAAGAACGGAAACGATCAAAAAGATCCGTTCCATTATTACGGACATTGGAATGGAATATCCCTCTTTGTCTATTGGATTAACCGGTGAGCCTGTACTAGAGGATGATCAACTCCAGGAAAGTTCAAAGGACAGTTTAAATTCGGCTCTGCTTGCTTTTAGCCTTGTCAGTATTCTTTTTTTTATCAGCTATCGTGAAATCCTTCGCCCTGCCATTGGATTGCTTGTGTTAGCGATGTCTTTATGTTGGGCATTGGCTTTTCCCATGGTTACTATCGGACATCTCAATATTATCTCTGAAGCTTTCGTAGCCATGGTCATTGGGATGGGAATCGATTTTGGCATCCAGTTCATGAGTAGATATGAAGAGGAAATTTCTAGCGGAAAAATCATTCTCGAATCCCTGCAAACTACGGCCAGCCATACGGGAGCTGCAATTTTTACCGGAGGATGTACAACAGCGATCGCTTTCTTTACGATGTGTTTTAATGATTTTATCGGATTGCAGGAATTTGGTGTCGTGGCGGGATTCGGTATTCTTTTCTGTCTTATAAGCAGCTTAACTCTGCTTCCCGCCATGTATTTTTGGGTTGATTCAAAAATTGGATTGGACAGGATCAAACAATCCACGATCAAAACAACTTGGACGACTCCCCAGTGGTTTAACACCGTTTTATTTTTCTCTCCCCGGGGAATGCTGACCTTGGCAACATTGGCTACCGTTTTCTTTGCTTTTATGATTCCCAAGGTGAAATTTGATTACAATCTTTTGAACTTGCAAAATCAAAATCTCGATTGTGTTCAATGGGAGCTTGAGCTCCTCAATTCACCTTCTCGAGGAATGATCGCTGCGCTCTCTGTTGCCGATAATGCCGAAGAGGCAAAAAAGAGGGCAAAAGCTTTTGAAGCCCTTCCCACGGTGGCTGAAGTCAGAACAATCACGACTATTTTACCTGAACATCAAGAAGAAAAACTGCAGGTTGTCAGGCAAATCGTAGATAAGCTTAAAGAAGTTCCTCTAGACTCTTCAAAAAAGGAAGTTAATGCTGAAAGACTGAAAACTGATATTGACAGCCTTCTTCAGAAGTCTGAAGAGGGATACAAGACCGCGCAAAAATTTGTAGCTATTTCTCCCCAAGCTAAAGAAGCCGTGGATATTTTTTCAAAGCTTATTCCTGCTTTATCCCGTATCCAAAAGCAGATGAACAAACTGCCGAAGCCCGAATTGAATAAAAGGTTAAGCAGGGCACAGTTCGAAATTTTTGGCACGATGGAAAGTGGACTACTCTGGTTGAGATCCCAGGATACCTCCAGGGGAGTTGCCCTGGAAGACTTGCCTAAAGAGGTTTTAGAAAGGTTCCTTTCTCCTCATGGAAAAATCCTTTTAGAGATCGTTCCCAAAGAGAACGTTTGGGAAAGGAAAGCTGATGTGCAATTTGTTCAGGATATCCGCAAAATTGATCCAAAGGTGACCGGCACCCCGGTGCAAAACTACGAGTATATCGAGCTTTTAAGAAAAAGTTATACAGAGGCTGCCCAATGGGCTTTTCTAGCTATCGTTATTCTAATCGTTTTGAGATTTCAGAACCTGCTTCATTCTCTACTCGCTCTATTTCCCCTTCTTCTTGCAGCCGTATGGACTTTAGGATGGATGGGGTACTTCAACATCCCTTTTAATCCAGCCAATATTATCACCTTGCCACTGGCGATTGGAGCGGGGGTAGCCTATGGGATTTACACTGTGGATCGATTCAGTGAAGATGGAAACGCCCAGCTCTTTTCTACGAGCACGGGAAAAGCGATTCTCGTTTCAGGGCTGACAGCTGTGATCGGTTTCGGTTCTTTATTAATAAGCTCCTATCAAGGATTATATAGCCTGGGATTGGTCATGACCATCGCCATTAGTTTTTGTTTAACAACAAGCCTGATCATCTTACCTCAAATATTTTACCTCTTAAATACGAGAAAAAAAAAGACTAAGGGATTATCCGTTACCATTCCTGTTGAAGAAACATTGGCCAACAAATAG
- a CDS encoding M20/M25/M40 family metallo-hydrolase, which produces MTLDKIIKRIFSVPTVPLHEQFIAKEIYAILSEYPQTKIEIDEYSNLYVSIDSTQNDRSIPLLLFTAHMDHPGFYSDEEGRIFLLGGIDESYLKEAPLTFYREDNGEQVCECKLKSFKIAGNKKSVECKPAPPPNSMGMFNLPPYEIKNGFFLSRACDDLVGVCTLIHLLIRVASKKLNTKIAVLFSRAEEIGFWGTLAFLKKKTLNPQNTIMVSIETSQARGYCSIDQGPVLRVGDKTRLFDANVVAWLQKAMEEYKGVQSGFVYQKKYMGGGTCETTPFMEFGYAGAALCLALENYHNMGSDGHITMESVSMKDWEELCSFLEWFVTYPRDLETLAVKRKERMLALQQEAVERLKENRLF; this is translated from the coding sequence ATGACTTTGGATAAAATTATAAAACGCATTTTTTCTGTTCCCACGGTCCCCTTGCATGAACAATTCATTGCTAAGGAAATATATGCTATTTTATCGGAATACCCGCAAACGAAAATCGAAATCGATGAGTATTCTAATCTTTACGTAAGCATCGATTCTACCCAAAACGATCGTTCAATTCCCTTGCTGCTTTTTACCGCCCACATGGATCATCCTGGCTTTTATTCTGACGAAGAGGGCCGTATTTTTCTTCTTGGAGGTATCGACGAATCCTATCTTAAAGAAGCCCCTTTGACTTTTTATAGAGAAGATAATGGGGAGCAAGTTTGCGAGTGTAAGCTAAAGAGTTTTAAAATCGCGGGAAACAAGAAAAGTGTAGAATGTAAGCCCGCTCCACCTCCAAATTCCATGGGAATGTTCAATCTTCCTCCTTATGAGATCAAAAATGGATTTTTTTTGAGCAGGGCCTGTGATGATCTGGTAGGGGTTTGTACTTTAATCCACCTCCTTATTCGGGTTGCCTCCAAAAAGCTGAATACGAAAATAGCGGTCCTGTTTTCAAGGGCAGAAGAAATTGGGTTTTGGGGAACTCTCGCTTTCCTCAAGAAGAAAACCTTAAATCCCCAAAATACGATTATGGTTTCAATCGAGACAAGTCAAGCGCGGGGATATTGTTCTATTGATCAAGGTCCAGTTTTAAGAGTAGGAGATAAGACAAGGCTTTTTGATGCCAATGTCGTTGCTTGGCTTCAAAAGGCCATGGAAGAGTATAAAGGAGTACAATCCGGTTTTGTTTACCAGAAAAAGTACATGGGAGGAGGAACTTGCGAGACGACCCCGTTTATGGAGTTTGGCTACGCTGGTGCTGCTCTCTGCTTGGCTTTGGAAAACTATCATAACATGGGTAGCGACGGACACATTACCATGGAATCTGTTTCAATGAAGGATTGGGAAGAGCTTTGTTCCTTTCTAGAGTGGTTTGTGACCTATCCAAGAGATCTTGAGACTCTAGCTGTAAAAAGAAAAGAAAGAATGCTTGCACTCCAACAAGAAGCTGTCGAGAGATTAAAAGAAAATCGCCTGTTTTAA
- a CDS encoding L,D-transpeptidase, with translation MTKWFQVFLFFSVTLCSSHSLKAISLDDFLDLFGKNNPDKNHNKGPISVKVSLNNQALYVLEGKKVVLATHVCTGKRNSTPTGHFKVLDKQMKKRSASYGFWVKADRYVSSDISGCPGEGWKYVGYPMPYAVEFLPGYYIHQGYVWPIPRSHGCIRLEWKEAEKFYKLVAIGTPVSIQQTQPEDNKIGRRLKQPKSYKEPDPSPSLLASERAFNPY, from the coding sequence ATGACAAAATGGTTTCAAGTATTTCTCTTTTTTAGTGTTACGTTGTGTTCCAGTCATTCCCTGAAGGCTATTTCATTGGATGATTTTCTTGATCTTTTTGGTAAAAACAATCCGGATAAAAATCATAATAAAGGACCAATTTCGGTTAAGGTTTCGTTGAACAACCAGGCTCTTTATGTTTTAGAAGGAAAGAAAGTTGTTCTGGCCACACATGTCTGTACGGGAAAAAGGAATTCGACCCCAACGGGGCATTTTAAGGTATTAGACAAACAAATGAAAAAAAGGTCTGCAAGCTATGGATTCTGGGTCAAAGCCGATCGCTATGTTTCTTCTGATATTTCGGGATGTCCAGGTGAAGGTTGGAAATACGTAGGCTATCCTATGCCCTATGCGGTCGAGTTTCTTCCCGGTTATTATATTCATCAAGGCTATGTTTGGCCGATTCCAAGAAGCCATGGTTGCATTCGACTTGAGTGGAAAGAAGCAGAAAAATTTTATAAATTGGTCGCAATCGGCACTCCCGTCTCGATTCAACAAACCCAACCCGAAGACAATAAGATTGGGAGAAGACTTAAGCAACCCAAGAGTTATAAAGAGCCTGATCCTTCTCCCTCTCTATTGGCTTCCGAAAGAGCCTTTAACCCTTATTGA
- a CDS encoding globin domain-containing protein, with product MDTFVSRLPVSQPQEHPMACCCKDREKKTAESGSICEARIDFVFPEVKFPSKKVYLAAGEELLRKLVEVHHENLMKSKIHYLFPTSHEQLRSLVKRSADFVVEMCGGPPYYTLTRGEPKMRARHFSVTIDEKAREIWLACYKHALKDVHFPLSVLEEFWQWIESFSIRMINRRTTLEPPRRVPYSEIQDFFVS from the coding sequence ATGGATACTTTTGTTTCCCGCCTGCCTGTTTCACAACCTCAGGAACATCCCATGGCTTGTTGCTGTAAAGATAGAGAAAAGAAGACGGCAGAGAGCGGTTCTATTTGTGAAGCCCGTATAGATTTTGTTTTTCCCGAAGTAAAGTTTCCTTCGAAAAAAGTATATCTGGCGGCGGGTGAAGAACTCCTTCGAAAGCTTGTCGAGGTCCATCATGAAAACTTGATGAAAAGCAAGATTCATTATCTTTTCCCTACCTCACATGAACAATTACGATCTTTGGTAAAACGTAGCGCTGATTTCGTTGTCGAAATGTGCGGGGGACCACCTTATTATACCTTGACAAGAGGAGAGCCGAAGATGCGTGCTCGGCACTTTTCCGTGACCATAGATGAGAAAGCTAGGGAAATATGGCTTGCCTGTTATAAACATGCCCTTAAGGATGTTCATTTTCCCCTGTCTGTCCTTGAGGAATTTTGGCAATGGATCGAATCTTTTTCTATCCGGATGATCAATAGGCGGACCACCCTGGAACCACCACGTAGGGTTCCCTATTCAGAAATCCAAGACTTTTTTGTTTCATGA
- the purF gene encoding amidophosphoribosyltransferase — protein MRKDPQQQALKLNIQVDKILCKEKSIRPREECGVFAIYGHANAAELTYYGLYALQHRGQESAGIASFSPLKLHFQVFKGMGLVSQVFDTHSLSSLQGTMAIGHVRYSTTGSSTLLNAQPIVVSCSKGELALAHNGNIVNAASIRRELENKGSIFQTTSDSEVILHLMAQPTKEDIVGSFINALKKIKGAFSCVLLTRKGIMAARDPLGFRPLSLGTIESGYVISSETCAFDLIHAEYLRDINPGEVVFIGEEGLQSYSLNENVSRKAFCIFEYVYFARPDSNIAGLNVSKARIQMGRELAKLYPVDADIVVPVPDSGNYAALGYSEQSAIPYYPAFVRNHYIGRTFIQPTQLIRDFSVRIKLNLIQQAIKGKRVVVVDDSIVRGTTARARVVNLREAGAKEVHIRVSCPPHRFPCHYGIDFPNPKSLLANQLAAEDICKYLGADSIGYLSHEAMIKACSEACTEFCTACFTGKYPVDFDPDLDKMILERRPFFENFS, from the coding sequence TTGAGAAAAGATCCTCAACAGCAAGCTTTAAAATTGAATATACAAGTTGATAAAATCCTTTGCAAAGAGAAAAGTATCAGGCCTAGAGAAGAATGCGGAGTTTTTGCCATTTATGGTCATGCCAATGCGGCAGAACTGACTTATTATGGGTTATATGCTTTGCAGCATCGAGGACAAGAAAGTGCAGGAATAGCGAGTTTTAGTCCCTTAAAGCTTCACTTTCAAGTTTTTAAGGGCATGGGGCTTGTATCTCAAGTCTTTGACACCCATTCTTTGTCCTCGCTTCAAGGAACAATGGCTATTGGACATGTACGTTATTCAACTACGGGTTCGAGCACTCTTCTTAACGCTCAGCCCATCGTCGTTTCTTGTTCAAAAGGAGAGCTCGCGTTAGCGCATAATGGCAACATCGTCAATGCTGCTTCTATTCGAAGGGAACTTGAAAACAAGGGTTCTATTTTTCAAACGACATCCGATTCAGAAGTCATTCTTCACCTGATGGCTCAACCGACCAAGGAAGATATTGTCGGGAGTTTTATTAATGCTCTTAAAAAAATCAAGGGGGCTTTTTCCTGCGTCCTTTTGACACGCAAGGGAATAATGGCGGCAAGAGATCCTTTGGGTTTTCGTCCTCTCTCTCTTGGGACGATCGAAAGCGGTTATGTTATATCGAGTGAGACATGCGCGTTTGACCTTATTCATGCAGAATACCTCCGAGATATTAATCCTGGAGAAGTTGTATTTATCGGGGAAGAAGGCCTACAATCCTATTCTCTTAATGAAAATGTCTCAAGAAAAGCCTTTTGTATTTTCGAATATGTATATTTCGCCCGACCCGATAGCAATATTGCAGGGCTTAACGTCAGCAAAGCACGAATTCAAATGGGCCGGGAACTTGCTAAACTTTATCCCGTAGATGCCGATATCGTGGTCCCTGTTCCCGATTCGGGTAATTATGCCGCCCTTGGCTATTCTGAACAATCTGCAATTCCCTACTATCCTGCCTTTGTCCGCAACCATTACATAGGAAGAACGTTCATTCAACCCACACAGCTTATTCGAGACTTCAGCGTCCGCATAAAGCTAAACCTAATTCAGCAAGCTATAAAAGGGAAAAGAGTGGTTGTAGTTGACGATTCGATTGTTAGGGGAACTACGGCCAGGGCTAGAGTGGTTAACCTAAGAGAAGCGGGGGCAAAAGAAGTCCATATTAGGGTAAGTTGTCCTCCTCACCGGTTCCCCTGTCATTACGGCATAGATTTCCCCAACCCCAAGAGCCTTTTAGCTAACCAGTTGGCTGCGGAAGATATTTGCAAGTATCTTGGAGCAGATTCTATTGGCTACCTTTCTCATGAAGCCATGATCAAAGCTTGTTCAGAAGCTTGCACAGAATTTTGTACCGCCTGCTTTACGGGAAAATATCCTGTAGATTTTGATCCTGACCTAGACAAAATGATACTCGAAAGGCGACCCTTTTTTGAAAACTTTTCCTAA
- the purM gene encoding phosphoribosylformylglycinamidine cyclo-ligase, which produces MNLYSQAGVNLSLAQDFKSQIPTIVSPSLRAEVIGNIGGFGGLFSAVFPHLRHPVLVSSIDGIGTKLIVGQMANRFESLGEDLVNHCVNDIASLGADPLFFLDYIGCGKLDSSIFLKILQGMVRACKNAGCALLGGETAQMPGIYKEKDFDLVGAIVGVVDKENIIDGKTICPGDLIVGLPSSGLHTNGYSLVRKLLFEQNSFDIWDIPEGFNRPLAEELLAIHRCYLQEIKLLRGLLPIKGIAHVTGGGILENLPRILPDHVDAQIHINSWPIPPLFQFLIKLGSIPREESYTVFNMGIGLCLIIAPEYQAQCLKNVDGYLIGQIVPGNRKVHLK; this is translated from the coding sequence ATGAACCTTTATTCCCAGGCCGGAGTTAATCTATCTTTAGCTCAAGATTTTAAATCGCAAATCCCTACAATCGTCTCCCCTTCTCTTCGAGCGGAGGTAATAGGAAACATCGGCGGATTTGGAGGACTGTTTTCTGCGGTTTTTCCCCATCTCCGGCATCCCGTGCTCGTTTCAAGCATTGATGGAATAGGGACAAAATTGATTGTTGGCCAGATGGCCAATCGTTTTGAAAGTCTTGGAGAAGACCTCGTCAACCATTGTGTAAACGACATCGCCTCACTGGGTGCTGACCCCCTTTTTTTCCTTGACTATATTGGATGCGGCAAGCTTGACTCCTCGATATTTCTCAAAATTCTCCAAGGCATGGTTAGGGCTTGTAAAAATGCCGGATGTGCCCTATTGGGGGGAGAAACCGCCCAGATGCCCGGCATATACAAAGAAAAAGATTTCGATCTTGTTGGAGCTATTGTCGGGGTAGTAGACAAGGAAAATATTATCGATGGGAAGACGATTTGCCCGGGGGATCTCATTGTTGGACTTCCTTCTTCAGGACTGCATACCAACGGCTATTCTTTGGTCCGGAAACTGCTTTTCGAACAAAATAGCTTCGATATCTGGGATATTCCAGAAGGCTTCAATCGGCCTCTTGCCGAAGAGCTCCTCGCCATTCACCGATGTTACCTTCAAGAGATAAAACTTCTTAGGGGACTGCTGCCGATAAAAGGGATCGCCCATGTAACCGGGGGAGGCATACTTGAAAATTTACCCAGGATACTTCCCGATCATGTTGATGCCCAAATCCATATCAATAGTTGGCCTATTCCCCCGTTGTTTCAATTTTTGATAAAATTAGGCTCTATTCCTAGAGAAGAGAGTTATACGGTTTTTAACATGGGCATTGGCCTTTGCCTTATCATCGCTCCTGAATACCAAGCACAGTGCTTAAAGAATGTCGATGGATACCTGATCGGTCAGATTGTTCCTGGAAACCGAAAAGTCCATTTAAAATAA
- a CDS encoding HNH endonuclease: MNRLWQAVNWCTARRAFNLLYCGHAYVVHKNKDDFYTLDFFEWKEHSQEYNGNDVVHTVSFKIRVPKVILLLLFEKVPMKEVKFTRHNVFERDGYVCQYCGEKYETTYLNLDHVIPRERGGKTTWENVVCSCIWCNSKKGNRTPQEAGMKLLKKPKKPKWRPLFVSGKLPTEDAWQRFIDVNCWEVSLTE; the protein is encoded by the coding sequence TTGAATAGGCTGTGGCAAGCGGTCAATTGGTGCACGGCCAGGAGGGCTTTTAACCTTCTGTATTGTGGACATGCCTATGTCGTTCATAAAAATAAAGACGATTTTTATACTTTGGATTTTTTCGAATGGAAAGAACATTCTCAAGAATATAATGGGAATGACGTTGTCCACACCGTTTCTTTCAAAATAAGAGTACCTAAAGTCATTTTGCTTCTCCTTTTCGAGAAAGTACCCATGAAGGAAGTTAAATTTACAAGACATAATGTTTTTGAAAGGGATGGTTATGTATGCCAATATTGTGGGGAGAAATACGAGACGACCTATTTGAACCTAGATCACGTCATTCCTAGGGAGAGGGGAGGCAAAACCACGTGGGAAAATGTCGTCTGTTCCTGTATTTGGTGCAATAGTAAAAAGGGTAACCGGACCCCCCAAGAAGCGGGTATGAAGCTTCTTAAAAAGCCCAAGAAACCGAAGTGGCGTCCTTTGTTCGTCTCCGGAAAATTACCTACCGAGGATGCTTGGCAAAGGTTTATTGATGTCAACTGTTGGGAAGTTAGTCTTACCGAATAG